One Anopheles marshallii chromosome 3, idAnoMarsDA_429_01, whole genome shotgun sequence genomic region harbors:
- the LOC128711608 gene encoding FAS-associated factor 1, whose product MSENRDEILADFQSITAIEDVAEAIFHLEASNWNLISAIQRVLPQDPNDRASSNGGHSTSHSSNSAGSSSLFAGNSSSMGLYSNNLNYLDELPDVEEQMTAPSSPVKTNFAVRKNAGNVSSSGAAFNISDVGASSSRSNSNHDFRTALNYLDTKPFDVLFNVQFKNEHHQISISNQATIGDLKAKIFDKTRVPVCRQALKGWEPGKQKETTNLSTPLKALNIVGKEVNLKLTDLTAEGFIGDVDVDAHPALNLQMYLLHINVQPGNQLLHLNFPAQQDILSIKNHVYTITDIPVRHQVWSGWPSNITNHTTLAESGLGLEHNLLLKRAEESAIKPNNNNNNNNNTNSISNSHLLNALSSAGTSANNSHSSSSSSRHMMNFGNDSLPIIPVDSESSGEEFEDASDFNNDDDIFTETPIINQQKRLIPDNVDDETIGSIQFVENFAERYGPQHPMFFQGSLEDALKEACHRPSARDRKLLAIYLHHDGSVLTNVFCGQLLACESIIQILLEHFVLYGWDLSFESNKNMFLSSISACVGMTASITVRNIPTDRLPAILVISKNRSQCEVFQVIYGNVGVDDLLSKLMEASDMYTEQLKIELREENERFAREQVKLEQDAAYRESLEADRAKQEAKRQKEMMVQSERRRLESERAENEAKRELIRAKARSTVPDEPQQSSGESITKIRVRTPAGEMLERKFTIDTPLELLLNYITAEGYLIDEFKVISGWPRKDLTTLNHESTLKELKLYPQETLILEER is encoded by the exons ATGTCCGAAAATCGGGACGAAATTCTTGCTGACTTTCAG AGCATAACGGCCATCGAAGATGTCGCCGAAGCTATATTTCATCTGGAAGCATCGAACTGGAATTTGATT TCTGCCATTCAACGTGTACTGCCACAGGATCCAAATGATCGAGCCAGCAGCAACGGAGGGCACAGCACAtcacacagcagcaacagtgccGGATCGTCATCATTGTTTGCTGGTAATAGTTCCAGCATGGGCTTATACAGCAATAACCTCAACTATCTGGACGAGTTGCCAGACGTGGAGGAACAGATGACGGCTCCGTCCTCACCGGTGAAAACGAATTTTGCCGTCAGAAAGAATGCAGGCAACGTTAGTAGTAGCGGTGCGGCTTTTAACATTTCAGATGTTG GTGCATCCTCTTCGCGATCCAACAGTAACCATGATTTTCGCACCGCGCTAAACTATCTGGACACGAAACCGTTCGATGTGCTGTTTAACGTGCAGTTTAAAAATGAACATCATCAGATCAGCATATCGAATCAAGCGACGATTGGTGATCTGAAGGCAAAGATCTTTGACAAAACACGGGTGCCGGTGTGTAGACAGGCGCTGAAAGGATGGGAACCAGGCAAACAGAAGGAAACGACTAACCTAAGCACTCCACTGAAGGCGCTCAACATCGTTGGTAAGGAGGTGAATTTGAAGCTGACCGATCTTACAGCGGAAGGTTTTATTGGGGACGTGGA tgtggATGCTCATCCAGCATTAAATTTGCAAATGTATCTGCTGCACATTAACGTACAGCCCGGTAACCAGCTGCTGCATCTGAACTTTCCCGCTCAACAGGATATACTGTCGATCAAAAATCATGTGTACACCATCACGGACATCCCGGTACGTCACCAGGTGTGGTCTGGCTGGCCTAGCAACATTACCAACCACACGACGCTGGCCGAGTCGGGCTTGGGACTGGAACATAATCTGCTGCTAAAGCGTGCAGAGGAAAGCGCGATCAAgcccaacaacaataacaacaataacaacaacactaATAGTATCAGCAACAGCCATCTGTTGAATGCGCTCAGCAGTGCGGGCACTAGCGCCAACAACAGtcacagcagcagtagcagcagtcgTCATATGATGAACTTTGG CAACGATAGCTTACCGATCATTCCAGTGGATTCGGAGAGCAGCGGCGAGGAGTTTGAGGATGCGTCGGACTTCAATAACGATGACGATATCTTCACCGAAACGCCAATTATAAATCAGCAGAAGCGTTTAA taCCGGATAATGTGGATGATGAAACGATTGGAAGTATACAGTTTGTGGAGAATTTTGCTGAACGCTACGGTCCACAACATCCGATGTTCTTCCAGGGTAGCTTGGAAGACGCGCTGAAGGAGGCATGCCATCGTCCATCCGCCCGAGAC CGTAAGTTGTTGGCGATATATCTGCATCACGATGGAAGCGTGCTGACGAATGTGTTTTGCGGTCAGCTATTAGCCTGTGAAAGTATCATACAGATTCTGCTGGAACATTTCGTCCTTTACGGGTGGGATTTGTCGTttgaaagtaacaaaaatat GTTTTTATCATCAATATCGGCTTGTGTGGGCATGACGGCTTCGATAACGGTGCGTAACATCCCAACCGATCGGTTACCGGCCATTCTTGTGATATCCAAAAATCGCAGCCAATGCGAAGTGTTTCAGGTGATCTATG GTAACGTTGGTGTGGATGATCTGCTGTCGAAGCTGATGGAAGCGTCCGATATGTACACGGAACAGTTGAAAATTGAGCTACGCGAAGAAAATGAACGGTTTGCCCGGGAACAGGTGAAACTTGAACAGGATGCGGCCTATCGTGAAAGCCTCGAGGCGGATCGGGCTAAACAGGAAGCCAAACGGCAGAAGGAGATGATGGTGCAGTCCGAACGGCGCCGATTAGAGTCGGAACGGGCcgaaaacgaagcaaagcGTGAGTTAATCCGTGCGAAGGCACGCAGCACGGTACCGGATGAACCGCAGCAGAGCAGCGGAGAAAGCATAACCAAGATTCGGGTCCGTACACCCGCAGGGGAAATGCTGGAGCGCAAGTTTACCATCGATACACCGTTGGAATTGCTGTTGAATTATATCACCGCCGAGGGGTACCTGATCGATGAGTTTAAAGTGATCTCTGGGTGGCCTCGTAAAGAC TTAACAACACTGAATCACGAAAGCACACTGAAGGAACTTAAACTATATCCGCAGGAAACGTTGATCCTCGAAGAACGATGA
- the LOC128712800 gene encoding uncharacterized protein LOC128712800: protein MSDNVKVSIKVRPLIKREKDSKLASQWRIRDNTIVSIDGNGDPFVFDHIFDETVSTRQLFDTVCRPVILSALNGINGTIFAYGQTSSGKTYTMIGNEREPGVVPLTASEIFEQIKKIKERQFLIRVGFIEIYNEKIHDLLNTANTNLKIAENQCGDVSVNSKECITNCAEQIIQHVEDGNKARKIGETNMNERSSRSHTIFRITIESRIISSTTGDGSTDNEAVQIGILNLVDLAGSERADQTGATGSRFKEGVCINKSLLSLSCVIQKLSENSDKQFINYRDSKLTRILQASLGGNAVTSMICNITPAVVDETYYTLSFAMRAKNIRNKPKVNEILTDAAMMKRLEREIKRLENELRSEQNKNSKIKMLELQNAITLRTNQFINSNQTQQALTDNARRRTWCPSTTEISRLAATQRPTPDVMSEGRTLMGPPAAFIGGQYLMTMNGATPQIAIRTMSADEDQFPNASSAVDGGGFSATLALMGNDESQINYRELLDNKDLLARRIRSISPNGLLNPFAVEGDEFVPGEQVSFGHVSLSPLATIERELHTPKSLRRTRRSSVGDSPSQSYYEQRCRELEQELTELQEFTKLENLVERKDLKQELVKREAALSDLRSDLDEKEQRLEQLGERCTHLETELKHQMAAVTKAEQDVALAVKERKAAVKEAELHRNQHTGIEFEYERFRQRSEAREKELIESLQEARSGGGNTSNVSDTFKLDQKREEMKRLEMQNYEFTLQLEECNKQIEQLKSSCMEHHRKLEHVKQAVLQYQQTPAQVEDVAQSLVNSLRKLLLSQDTGSETASNGSHQNGLQPATSDYDADRTNGIDGNATILGEEKTIKELVKIVEQLEEHIQILERERCSQQEASDVMLGKLKSKLESKYASIEQLEKELKQWKEKFETQTTEYDELSTQLMDQMQDNETLRKEFELFRKNQMELEKETQAKRCELDREIVTLRESLEKLTTEREDLQTLCDSLKAAVEEQVSQANTIIVEKEKLSLECREAKTLFDEAVSKRDELSKELMRLKEEKETATSGELETLRNEIVRQESEISDQRSAKELLLEENGRLMKELEMLRKEQEKLSAENALKQSDSMERLQHLKHNVDHRVKLLEEELESCQNKCALVEKEQENQAKRFTEEKEILVKANNDLQLKIDEMQALVKELTAKKTNQMDMAQFVTEKESLLKELTDLHQQHAAQEARVEELQQKFSEYEKEIAARESKKCEALEISLNQVRDEMESSNKAFAQLKEEKEAVVRQEANGREELLHVKETVKVLETRILELEQELATSRTELAILVEKQKEDRLEGEKYRSEIEHELATTKTMLTESKDENSEMLKRLELTKSKEALQQELIEKDNALVKIATELEAAREQCNLTEEQQKTDRESYDTARHKLEEEIELLKKMVDQVSEDKILIEKEHSECSTRHISLQSQLEEREVEMLKYITDLEKLRAEQIRLVEQQNDIQRELQEKNANLQRELDSLQENIMQLMSENEALLKEQIDGAKTQQEQIEAETDELVRLRSCRDESERLVAQLERDLATVRDELEMVRNELLEEKQRRDACEQTEKERSRSMNEEMERLKCSIIALEDEKRRLVEEQNRLQTELTKKEKQSTELEALQQEKENLLEELRKENSDLTIAVQELSAKIVNLEEQMDSNEAVQRKTIDTLVRERHEQEDTVLALKRQLTEVEDKLKDLEKQHRQVDNELRVVKASLEESLTARLRLEMDIEESSGERDVLERELQNLKSDLENLDSKLANERYEQERQISANLRRELNEKQKELESFMATGRPSLGDGRVVSALRRENEDLLKQLNEARQIDGLKGRQLQERVDELESLEREIARLRDEMSSMRHESSFNEKLEEITHLQQKVQDSEKVREETVHQKRSLERAFDQLRFKHQSLAKEVDELRRTTDKERKSRRQSTHDDRRGLLFNSKEIATMTDPTSADCACTEMNDKIKELRNKLTLKDCQLNTQKLISSANPLKNEITEMRRKLEDQNREKSLIEQELHSVLQELDREKKDRKRHCTQCMRHSRQQNARCDKAVQAYQPSESPCAAVSVSIVSTGKNGRVDVSETSASTELKALQKRFDEQQEQFERLSEKYQTMKQLCRIRNEKITSLSIGLAEKENENTNVNRSIQNECIQLKQQLKEAENRYAQIYHNSYQTKAKSINRSDVGLQTDKDAVRDEVDMYRAKYERYKALSARLLEEAKTYKLNAQRTTNGV, encoded by the exons ATGTCGGATAATGTGAAGGTGTCGATAAAAGTGCGGCCACTCATTAAAAGAGAGAAGGACAGCAAACTAGCGTCGCAATGGCGCATCCGGGATAATACGATTGTATCGATCGACGGCAATGGTGATCCGTTCGTATTTG atCACATCTTCGACGAAACCGTGTCCACCCGACAGCTGTTTGATACCGTTTGCCGTCCGGTGATTCTTTCTGCGCTCAATGGCATCAACGGAACGATATTTGCGTACGGTCAGACATCGTCCGGTAAAACGTACACCATGATCGGGAACGAACGTGAACCGGGCGTGGTACCGCTGACGGCGAGtgaaatttttgaacaaatcAAAAAGATCAAGGAACGTCAGTTTCTGATTCGCGTTGGGTTCATCGAGATCTACAACGAGAAGATTCACGATCTGCTGAACACTGCGAACACGAATCTGAAGATTGCGGAAAACCAGTGCGGCGATGTGTCGGTAAACTCGAAGGAATGCATCACGAATTGTGCGGAACAGATCATACAGCATGTGGAAGATGGTAACAAAGCGCGTAAGATTGGCGAAACGAATATGAACGAGCGGTCTAGTAGATCACACACGATTTTTCGGATTACGATCGAATCCAGAATTATTAGTTCCACGACCGGTGACGGCAGTACGGATAACGAGGCGGTTCAGATCGGTATTTTGAATCTAGTTGATTTGGCTGGCAGTGAGCGAGCGGATCAAACCGGTGCTACTGGGTCCCGATTTAAGGAAGGTGTTTGTATCAACAAGAGCCTTCTGTCGCTTAGTTGCGTGATACAGAAATTGAGCGAAAATTCCGACAAGCAGTTTATCAATTATCGTGATTCGAAGCTGACGAGAATCCTGCAAGCGTCGCTCGGTGGAAATGCGGTTACTTCCATGATCTGCAACATAACGCCGGCCGTGGTGGATGAAACGTACTACACGCTAAGCTTTGCGATGCGTGCCAAAAACATCCGGAACAAGCCAAAGGTGAACGAAATTCTCACCGATGCGGCCATGATGAAGCGGCTCGAGCGGGAAATTAAACGGCTGGAGAATGAGCTTCGTTCGGAGCAAAACAAGAACAGCAAAATCAAAATGCTGGAGTTACAGAATGCCATCACGCTACGCACGAATCAGTTCATTAATTCGAACCAAACACAGCAGGCACTAACCGACAACGCTCGGCGCCGAACGTGGTGTCCGTCCACGACGGAAATTTCAAGATTAGCCGCTACCCAACGGCCCACACCGGACGTGATGAGTGAAGGGCGAACCCTGATGGGACCTCCCGCGGCGTTTATCGGTGGGCAGTATCTTATGACCATGAACGGTGCAACACCACAGATTGCCATTCGCACAATGTCGGCCGATGAGGATCAGTTTCCGAACGCCAGCAGTGCTGTGGATGGAGGAGGTTTCTCCGCAACGCTAGCACTAATGGGAAACGATGAGTCGCAGATTAACTACCGTGAGTTACTCGACAATAAGGACCTGTTGGCACGACGGATTCGCTCCATATCGCCGAACGGATTGTTGAATCCGTTCGCCGTCGAGGGCGATGAGTTTGTACCGGGTGAACAAGTAAGCTTCGGACATGTATCCTTATCGCCACTGGCAACCATCGAACGGGAACTACACACACCGAAGAGTCTGCGTAGGACGCGTCGATCGTCTGTTGGCGATTCACCGTCACAGTCTTATTACGAGCAGCG GTGCCGGGAGTTGGAACAGGAACTGACCGAGTTGCAGGAGTTCACCAAGCTAGAAAACTTAGTCGAGAGGAAAGATCTGAAGCAGGAGCTCGTCAAGCGTGAAGCAGCTCTATCGGATCTGAGAAGCGATCTCGATGAGAAGGAACAGCGCTTGGAGCAGCTAGGGGAACG ATGCACTCATCTAGAGACTGAACTGAAGCACCAGATGGCAGCAGTGACCAAAGCAGAGCAAGATGTCGCCCTAGCTGTTAAGGAACGAAAGGCAGCAGTAAAAGAAGCGGAACTGCATCGCAATCAGCACACCGGCATCGAGTTCGAGTACGAGCGATTCCGGCAGCGATCGGAAGCCCGAGAGAAGGAATTAATAGAGTCGCTTCAAGAGGCACGCAGTGGTGGAGGTAACACCTCAAATGTGTCGGATACCTTCAAATTGGATCAAAAGCGAGAAGAAATGAAGCGCTTGGAAATG caaaactaCGAATTCACACTACAGTTGGAAGAATGTAACAAACAGATCGAACAGCTAAAATCCTCCTGTATGGAGCACCATCGTAAACTGGAACATGTCAAACAAGCTGTTCTCCAATACCAACAAACTCCCGCGCAGGTAGAGGACGTTGCTCAGTCGCTCGTGAATTCGTTACGCAAGTTGCTTTTGTCTCAGGATACAGGATCAGAAACGGCATCGAATGGATCTCACCAGAATGGTTTGCAACCAGCAACATCCGATTACGATGCTGATCGGACGAATGGAATCGATGGAAATGCCACCATTCTAGGTGAGGAAAAAACCATAAAAGAGTTAGTGAAAATCGTCGAGCAGCTCGAAGAACACATTCAGATACTCGAGCGAGAAAGGTGTTCTCAACAGGAAGCAAGTGATGTGATGTTAGGAAAGTTAAAATCGAAGCTTGAAAGCAAATACGCATCTATCGAACAATTGGAAAAGGAGTTGAAACAGTGGAAAGAAAAGTTCGAAACACAGACAACCGAATATGATGAACTATCGACTCAGCTAATGGATCAAATGCAGGATAATGAAACTCTTCGAAAGGAATTTGAATTGTTCCGCAAAAATCAGATGGAGCTGGAGAAAGAAACGCAGGCGAAGCGTTGCGAGCTCGATCGTGAAATTGTAACGTTGCGTGAATCGCTCGAAAAATTAACCACCGAACGAGAAGATTTACAAACTTTATGTGATTCGCTTAAAGCTGCTGTAGAAGAACAAGTTTCTCAAGCTAATACGATCATTgtagaaaaagagaaattGTCATTGGAATGTCGTGAAGCGAAGACTCTCTTCGATGAGGCCGTTTCCAAGAGGGATGAGTTATCGAAGGAACTAATGCGCTtgaaagaggaaaaagaaacagctaCAAGTGGTGAACTGGAAACATTGAGGAATGAAATTGTGAGACAAGAATCGGAAATCAGCGATCAGCGTTCGGCAAAAGAGTTGCTTCTGGAGGAAAATGGACGACTGATGAAAGAGTTAGAAATGTTGCGAAAGGAACAGGAGAAACTGTCTGCAGAAAACGCACTAAAACAATCCGACAGTATGGAACGGCTGCAGCATTTGAAGCATAACGTTGATCATCGCGTAAAACTTCTTGAAGAGGAACTTGAATCGTGTCAAAATAAGTGTGCTTTAGTTGAAAAAGAGCAAGAGAATCAAGCGAAGCGATTTACCGAGGAGAAGGAAATTCTTGTAAAAGCCAATAACGATCTGCAACTAAAGATTGATGAAATGCAAGCTTTAGTAAAAGAACTGACGGCaaaaaagaccaaccaaatggATATGGCGCAATTTGTTACGGAAAAAGAGTCTTTACTAAAGGAGTTAACCGATTTACACCAGCAACATGCTGCTCAGGAGGCTCGTGTCGAAGAACTGCAACAAAAGTTTAGTGAATATGAGAAGGAAATAGCAGCACGAGAATCTAAGAAATGTGAAGCGTTAGAAATATCCCTGAACCAAGTGCGAGATGAAATGGAATCGTCAAACAAAGCATTCGCACAACTAAAGGAGGAAAAAGAAGCGGTTGTGAGACAAGAAGCTAATGGCCGAGAAGAATTATTACACGTTAAGGAAACTGTTAAAGTGCTTGAAACGCGTATACTAGAGTTAGAACAAGAATTAGCGACTTCTCGCACAGAACTTGCAATATTGGTGGAGAAGCAAAAAGAAGATCGATTGGAGGGTGAAAAGTATCGCAGTGAAATAGAACATGAGCTGGCAACAACGAAAACCATGCTTACAGAGAGTAAAGACGAAAACAGTGAAATGTTGAAGCGGTTAGAACTGACAAAGTCAAAAGAAGCACTACAACAGGAGTTGATAGAAAAGGATAACGCACTGGTTAAAATCGCAACGGAGCTAGAAGCTGCTAGGGAGCAGTGTAATCTTACTGAGGAGCAACAAAAGACTGATCGCGAATCGTACGATACGGCTCGGCATAAACTCGAAGAGGAAATAGAACTGCTTAAGAAAATGGTAGATCAAGTGAGTGAAGATAAAATACTTATTGAGAAGGAACATTCCGAGTGTAGCACAAGGCATATTTCGCTTCAAAGTCAGCTAGAGGAACGGGAAGTGGAAATGCTCAAGTACATTACCGATCTGGAAAAGCTCCGTGCGGAACAAATACGATTAGTGGAACAACAGAACGACATACAACGTGAGCTGCAGGAAAAGAACGCTAACCTCCAGCGGGAGCTAGATTCCTTGCAAGAAAATATCATGCAATTGATGAGCGAAAATGAAGCCTTGCTTAAAGAACAGATTGATGGGGCAAAGACGCAACAAGAGCAGATCGAAGCAGAGACAGATGAGTTGGTAAGGTTGCGATCCTGTCGCGATGAATCCGAACGCTTGGTAGCGCAACTTGAACGTGACCTAGCGACGGTACGGGACGAATTGGAGATGGTTCGTAACGAGCTGCTAGAGGAAAAGCAACGTCGAGATGCATGTGAACAGACGGAAAAAGAACGTTCGCGATCGATGAATGAGGAAATGGAACGTTTAAAATGCTCTATCATCGCTTTAGAGGATGAAAAACGACGACTAGTAGAGGAGCAAAATCGTCTTCAAAcggaattaacaaaaaaagaaaaacaatccaccGAACTGGAAGCACTTcagcaggaaaaagaaaatttgctCGAAGAGCTGCGGAAAGAAAACAGTGATCTAACGATAGCAGTACAGGAACTTTCCGCTAAGATCGTTAATTTAGAAGAACAAATGGATAGTAATGAAGCTGTACAAAGGAAAACGATCGATACACTAGTCCGCGAGAGGCACGAACAGGAGGATACTGTGCTTGCACTTAAGCGCCAACTTACGGAAGTTGAGGATAAGTTGAAAGATCTCGAAAAGCAGCACCGGCAAGTGGACAACGAACTGCGTGTAGTGAAAGCATCACTTGAGGAAAGTCTCACGGCACGCTTGCGTCTCGAAATGGACATTGAAGAGTCGTCCGGGGAACGAGACGTTCTTGAGCGCGAACTACAAAATCTTAAAAGTGATCTCGAGAACCTCGACAGCAAATTGGCGAACGAACGGTACGAGCAAGAGCGACAAATTTCTGCCAACCTTCGCCGCGAGCTGAACGAAAAGCAGAAAGAGTTGGAAAGCTTTATGGCCACCGGTCGCCCATCGCTCGGTGATGGTCGGGTTGTGTCGGCGCTTCGGCGGGAAAACGAAGATCTGCTAAAGCAACTGAACGAAGCACGACAAATCGATGGTCTTAAGGGCCGTCAGTTGCAGGAACGCGTTGACGAGTTGGAAAGTCTCGAAAGGGAGATAGCGCGACTTCGCGATGAAATGTCGTCCATGAGACACGAGTCGAGCTTTAACGAGAAGCTAGAAGAAATAACCCATCTCCAGCAAAAGGTTCAGGACTCGGAAAAGGTACGTGAAGAAACAGTACACCAGAAACGTTCACTGGAACGTGCATTCGATCAGCTGAGGTTTAAACATCAATCGCTCGCGAAAGAAGTAGATGAGCTGCGGCGAACAACCGATAAGGAGCGGAAATCTCGTCGCCAGAGCACACACGACGATCGACGAGGATTGTTGTTTAACAGCAAAGAAATAGCCACGATGACGGATCCTACTT CTGCTGATTGTGCCTGCACGGAGATGAACGACAAGATTAAGGAGCTGCGCAATAAGCTTACCTTGAAGGACTGTCAGCTGAACACACAAAAGCTCATCTCCTCCGCAAACCCGCTCAAGAATGAAATAACGGAAATGCGCCGAAAGCTTGAAGATCAAAATCGCGAAAAGTCATTGATCGAGCAAGAGTTACACTCGGTACTACAGGAGCTTGATAGAGAAAAGAAGGATCGCAAACGACACTGTACGCAGTGCATGAGACACAGCCGACAGCAAAACGCTCGCTGTGATAAAGCGGTACAAGCGTACCAACCGAGCGAGAGTCCCTGTGCGGCCGTATCCGTTTCGATTGTGTCCACTGGCAAAAACGGACGGGTGGATGTTAGTGAGACGAGTGCAAGCACAGAATTAAAGGCACTGCAAAAACGTTTCGATGAACAGCAGGAACAGTTTGAGCGGCTGAGCGAAAAGTATCAAACGATGAAGCAGCTATGCCGGATACGTAATGAAAAGATTACCAGCCTAAGTATAGGACTcgcagaaaaggaaaatgaaaatactaATGTAAACCGTAGTATACAG AATGAATGTAttcaattgaaacaacaaCTGAAGGAGGCAGAAAATCGATACGCTCAGATCTACCACAATAGTTATCAGACAAAAGCGAAATCGATCAACAGATCAGATGTCGGTTTGCAGACGGATAAAGAC GCTGTTCGAGACGAAGTGGATATGTATCGTGCAAAGTACGAGCGTTATAAGGCACTGTCAGCCCGATTGCTGGAAGAAGCTAAAACGTACAAATTAAACGCCCAACGGACAACGAACGGCGTTTAA
- the LOC128714498 gene encoding serine/threonine-protein kinase prpf4B, whose product MMPEEDEELTPRGGGGVGCGDGQQSEHQHVEKQSSSRNGVDRSYNSSSNRDRDSRYDDDYHHRSNRDRDRERSHRDHRDHRDRHRDRDHRDRDHSGRYRDHYRDHRDDYRDRRDKRSRSRSKESRSRDRDRDRHRSHRDDRASRDAPRPERTVQDRLSAEIEQELANLRRQHDMKEALKKQQQQEEDKEKASNNEDDSQEDSKPTSSGNSTITGTNFVGHFRKQNSASFLPKNDSGKPVEYVPEIQTEEERIEFQRKMQEKLQQHLAAEGKLYPPPSKPQRDAPAPMSMTGFANDGSFLEMFKKLQQQATTGSNAPTVPQLVPTVATAIPPGVKPMMVPTAALPRMSLVAQKAGPFKMGPAVSTAAVSQVVKSSTIDKEPPPPVLPVFGRRRGGKILKTGMVKKVRPVEESTADAPNDAWTLYLQEVKKYKSASCDADSKTRPLVK is encoded by the coding sequence ATGATGCCGGAGGAAGATGAAGAATTGACCCCTAGAGGAGGAGGGGGCGTTGGTTGCGGTGATGGTCAACAGTCCGAGCATCAACACGTCGAGAAACAGAGCAGCAGCCGCAATGGAGTAGATCGTAGCTATAATTCGAGTTCGAATCGGGATCGCGACAGTCGTTACGATGACGATTATCACCATCGTTCCAATCGAGATCGCGATCGGGAACGAAGTCACCGTGACCACCGGGATCATCGTGACCGGCACCGCGATCGTGACCACCGTGATCGAGATCATAGTGGCCGGTATCGGGATCATTATCGCGACCATCGGGATGATTATCGTGATCGCCGTGACAAACGTAGCCGATCACGATCGAAAGAATCACGGTCGCGTGATCGTGACCGTGATCGGCATCGGTCGCATCGGGATGATCGTGCATCACGTGATGCGCCCCGTCCAGAGCGTACGGTACAGGATCGTTTATCGGCAGAAATCGAACAAGAGCTGGCAAACCTGCGAAGGCAGCATGATATGAAGGAAGCATTaaagaagcaacagcaacaagagGAAGATAAAGAAAAGGCATCCAATAATGAAGACGATAGCCAGGAAGATTCGAAACCTACAAGTAGCGGTAACAGCACGATCACTGGAACGAATTTCGTTGGACATTTTAGAAAACAGAACTCAGCTAgctttttgccaaaaaatgatTCGGGAAAGCCAGTAGAATATGTGCCCGAGATACAAACGGAGGAAGAGCGCATCGAGTTCCAGCGCAAAATGCAGGAAAAGCTGCAACAGCACCTTGCAGCCGAGGGTAAACTGTATCCACCACCATCTAAACCACAGCGTGATGCACCAGCCCCTATGTCAATGACAGGATTTGCAAACGATGGATCATTTCTGGAGATGTTTAAGAAGCTACAACAGCAAGCAACCACTGGCAGCAATGCACCGACGGTTCCACAGTTGGTGCCGACCGTAGCAACCGCTATCCCGCCGGGTGTAAAGCCTATGATGGTTCCTACCGCTGCTTTACCGAGAATGTCTCTCGTCGCACAAAAAGCGGGTCCATTTAAAATGGGTCCCGCCGTATCTACGGCTGCAGTGTCGCAGGTGGTGAAATCTTCGACAATAGACAAGGAACCTCCACCACCGGTGTTGCCCGTCTTTGGACGAAGGCGGGGTGGAAAAATCCTGAAGACTGGAATGGTTAAGAAGGTTCGTCCGGTCGAAGAATCGACGGCAGACGCGCCAAACGATGCCTGGACGCTTTACCTGCAGGAGGTCAAGAAGTACAAAAGTGCTTCTTGCGATGCAGATTCGAAAACGCGTCCCCTGGTCAAATAA
- the LOC128714499 gene encoding cytochrome c oxidase subunit 6B1, with the protein MTYEPKTAPFDPRFPNQNQTKYCYQSYLDFHRCEKVKGEGDQVCKYFKGVFSSMCPNSWVEKWDTQREEGTFAGRI; encoded by the coding sequence ATGACGTACGAACCGAAGACAGCCCCGTTCGATCCTCGTTTTCCCAACCAGAACCAGACCAAGTACTGCTACCAGAGCTATCTGGATTTCCATCGCTGCGAAAAGGTAAAGGGCGAGGGTGATCAGGTATGCAAGTACTTCAAAGGCGTCTTCTCGTCGATGTGCCCGAACTCGTGGGTTGAGAAATGGGACACCCAGCGTGAGGAGGGCACCTTCGCCGGTCGCATCTAA